A genome region from Corynebacterium uberis includes the following:
- a CDS encoding MBL fold metallo-hydrolase yields the protein MEILGCVAGAFSANCYLLVADGKATVLDPGAGAFEPVMATVERRGLEVAAIVLTHGHLDHTFDAGRLAAECGVAVHLHPDDEWMLTDAHGGIGPLADQYFDLSSWVQVEQTVALVDAAPLTLGGEEFTVRHAPGHSPGSVLLVGQKHCFSGDVLFRGAIGRTDLPGSDPAAMRATLAGPVWQLDNALEIHPGHGPGTTMGAERGGNPYLRLF from the coding sequence ATGGAGATTCTGGGCTGCGTGGCGGGCGCATTTTCGGCTAATTGTTATCTGCTGGTGGCGGATGGGAAGGCGACGGTGCTGGACCCGGGGGCGGGCGCCTTCGAGCCGGTGATGGCGACGGTGGAGCGCCGCGGCCTTGAGGTAGCGGCGATCGTGTTGACGCACGGCCACCTGGACCACACCTTTGACGCGGGCAGGCTGGCGGCCGAGTGTGGCGTTGCGGTGCACCTGCATCCGGACGACGAGTGGATGCTCACCGACGCTCACGGCGGGATCGGCCCGCTGGCCGACCAGTATTTTGATCTCTCCTCCTGGGTGCAAGTAGAGCAGACGGTTGCGCTTGTCGACGCCGCCCCCCTCACCCTCGGCGGGGAAGAGTTCACCGTCCGCCACGCCCCGGGGCATTCGCCGGGAAGCGTGCTGCTCGTGGGGCAGAAGCACTGCTTTAGTGGTGATGTGCTCTTCCGCGGGGCTATCGGGCGCACGGATCTTCCGGGGTCGGATCCGGCGGCGATGCGCGCCACCCTGGCCGGTCCGGTGTGGCAGTTAGACAATGCGCTGGAGATTCACCCCGGCCACGGCCCGGGCACCACCATGGGCGCTGAGCGTGGGGGCAACCCCTACCTGCGGTTGTTTTAG
- a CDS encoding peptidylprolyl isomerase: MNNEQRGQEALAELDKALKSRDRSEKSRPLGVIFVALVAILAIVGAIFYLATRDNSSDTDDASADSDTPQPLSLVRDQALPETVNCDYPADGKAAREAKAPAGDKVSARGTVHLTLATNQGEIPMDLDRSLAPCTVHAMESLAKAKYFDNTVCHRITDPSMSNGMGILQCGDPAGTGAGGPGFRFANEYPTDEAANKDNPVIYPRGSVAMANAGEGTNGSQMFLNFTDTTLPPAYTAFGQITDTGLKTLDTIAANGVKDHAPDGAPAKEVRITSATVS, encoded by the coding sequence GTGAACAATGAACAACGCGGCCAGGAAGCCCTGGCAGAACTGGACAAGGCACTCAAGTCCCGCGATAGGTCCGAAAAGTCCCGCCCCCTGGGTGTAATCTTCGTCGCCCTCGTGGCCATCCTGGCCATCGTCGGAGCCATCTTCTACCTGGCTACCCGCGACAACAGCAGCGACACCGATGACGCCAGCGCGGACAGCGACACCCCGCAGCCCCTGTCCCTCGTGCGCGACCAGGCGCTACCAGAAACCGTCAACTGCGACTACCCCGCTGACGGCAAGGCCGCCAGGGAAGCCAAGGCCCCCGCCGGCGACAAGGTCTCCGCCCGCGGCACCGTGCACCTGACCCTGGCGACCAACCAGGGCGAAATCCCCATGGACCTGGACCGCTCCCTGGCTCCCTGCACCGTCCACGCCATGGAGTCCCTGGCCAAGGCCAAGTACTTTGACAACACCGTCTGCCACCGCATCACCGACCCGTCCATGTCCAACGGCATGGGCATCCTGCAGTGCGGCGACCCGGCCGGCACCGGCGCCGGCGGACCCGGCTTCCGCTTTGCCAACGAATACCCCACCGATGAGGCCGCCAACAAGGACAACCCCGTGATCTACCCGCGCGGCTCCGTGGCCATGGCCAACGCCGGCGAGGGCACCAACGGCTCGCAGATGTTCCTCAACTTCACCGACACCACCCTGCCCCCGGCCTACACCGCCTTCGGCCAGATCACCGACACCGGCCTGAAGACCCTGGACACCATCGCGGCCAACGGAGTCAAGGACCACGCCCCCGACGGCGCCCCCGCCAAGGAAGTTCGCATCACCTCCGCCACCGTGTCCTAA
- a CDS encoding DUF421 domain-containing protein — protein MVIPDVWMERLAAEVFIEPWRIPVVMGSACVIYVVFVGMLRVFGARVLSPMNLFDAVVIIMFGAVAGRVIIGHPPTLGAGVVGLCTLVALELVFGAARRVGSIRRVVDATPRVIIARGEFIDSEVHRNHLSRADIYAVLRRSGVSSMSQVRAMILEPSGGFSVVREGQPIDPEFLRGVVGAHRVVDEAPQEVEGSAHG, from the coding sequence ATGGTAATTCCGGACGTGTGGATGGAGCGGCTGGCAGCCGAGGTCTTCATCGAACCGTGGCGCATTCCCGTGGTGATGGGCTCTGCCTGCGTGATCTATGTGGTGTTCGTGGGCATGCTGCGCGTCTTTGGCGCGCGGGTGCTAAGCCCCATGAACCTTTTTGACGCCGTGGTGATCATCATGTTTGGGGCGGTGGCGGGCCGTGTGATCATCGGCCACCCGCCCACCCTGGGTGCGGGCGTGGTGGGCCTGTGCACCCTGGTGGCCCTGGAGCTGGTTTTTGGGGCGGCCCGCCGGGTGGGGTCTATTCGCCGGGTGGTCGATGCCACCCCGCGGGTGATTATTGCGCGCGGGGAGTTCATCGACTCTGAGGTTCACCGCAATCACCTATCGCGGGCGGATATTTATGCCGTGTTGCGCCGCAGTGGGGTATCCAGCATGTCGCAGGTCCGGGCGATGATCCTGGAGCCTTCGGGTGGTTTTTCCGTGGTGCGTGAAGGCCAGCCGATTGACCCGGAGTTCTTGCGCGGTGTCGTGGGAGCCCACCGCGTCGTGGATGAGGCGCCGCAGGAGGTTGAGGGGTCGGCGCACGGGTGA
- a CDS encoding RelA/SpoT family protein: MTQDRGKTRNAVGVRGMSARLARSLTGNRTRVNPVLDPLLGIHRQFHPKADVEVLAKAYETAERLHDGVFRKSGDPYITHPLAVATIAAEIGMDTTTLVAALLHDTVEDTDYTLADLSAEFGDEVARLVDGVTKLDKVALGAAAEAETIRKMIVAMAQDPRVLVIKVADRLHNMRTMRFLPPEKQAKKARQTLEVIAPLAHRLGMASLKWELEDLSFAILYPKKYDEIVRLVADRAPQRDHALAQIKEHVTQALKENDIPAEVMGRPKHYWSIYQKMIVRGHDFDEIFDLVGIRVLVDNINNCYAAIGVVHSVFSAMPGRFKDYISAPRFGVYQSLHTTVMTDSGRPLEVQVRTHEMHYAAEFGIAAHWRYKETKGSHKGDQAEVDQMAWMRQLLDWQKEAADPNEFLDSLRYDLSARQIFVFTPKGDVVNLPAGSTPIDFAYAVHTGVGHRCIGAKINGKLVALETALNSGDRVEVFTSKDENAGPSRDWQDFVVSSRAKAKIRQWFSKERREEHLEAGRDALAAEVQRGGLPMHRLFTAQSMRTVAVELHYPDVDALYTAIGSGSISAQHVAHRMLAIFGDEEAAEDELVSRTPFSEILGSKSSAAQTSVNSGVLVEGSPDVMAKLAKCCQPVPGDAIFGFVTRGGGVSVHRTDCTNADKLRQETARLISVAWASESGGSVFTATVQIEALDRAGLLMDLTKAITEERLSVLAMNSQASDDHIATIRFTFSVSDTKQLGSLMTTLRNTEGVFDVYRVTA, encoded by the coding sequence ATGACTCAGGATCGTGGCAAAACCCGTAATGCGGTTGGCGTTCGGGGAATGTCCGCGCGCTTAGCCCGCAGCCTCACCGGCAATAGGACGCGGGTCAACCCGGTGCTTGATCCGCTGTTGGGCATTCACCGACAATTCCACCCGAAGGCCGACGTTGAGGTCCTGGCCAAGGCCTATGAAACGGCCGAGCGGCTCCATGATGGAGTCTTCCGCAAATCCGGGGACCCGTACATCACCCACCCGCTGGCGGTGGCGACTATCGCCGCGGAGATCGGCATGGACACCACCACGCTCGTGGCCGCGCTGCTCCATGACACGGTCGAGGATACGGACTACACCTTGGCGGACCTGTCCGCCGAGTTCGGTGACGAGGTTGCCCGCCTGGTCGATGGGGTGACCAAGCTGGACAAGGTGGCGTTGGGTGCGGCGGCGGAGGCGGAGACGATCCGCAAGATGATCGTGGCCATGGCCCAGGACCCGCGCGTGCTGGTGATCAAGGTGGCCGACCGGCTGCACAACATGCGCACCATGCGCTTCCTGCCGCCGGAGAAGCAGGCCAAGAAGGCCCGCCAAACCCTGGAGGTCATCGCCCCACTGGCGCATCGCTTAGGCATGGCCAGCCTGAAGTGGGAGCTGGAGGATCTTTCCTTTGCCATTCTCTACCCCAAGAAATATGACGAGATCGTTCGACTCGTAGCCGATCGCGCCCCGCAGCGGGATCACGCACTTGCCCAAATTAAAGAACACGTCACCCAGGCGCTGAAGGAAAATGACATTCCTGCGGAGGTCATGGGGCGGCCGAAGCACTATTGGTCGATTTACCAAAAGATGATTGTGCGCGGTCATGATTTTGATGAGATCTTTGACCTGGTGGGAATCCGGGTCCTGGTGGATAACATCAATAATTGCTACGCGGCTATCGGCGTCGTCCATTCGGTCTTCTCGGCCATGCCGGGCAGATTTAAAGACTATATTTCTGCCCCCCGTTTCGGGGTGTATCAGTCCCTGCACACCACGGTGATGACGGATTCTGGGCGCCCGTTGGAAGTCCAGGTGCGCACCCATGAGATGCACTATGCCGCGGAGTTCGGCATCGCCGCACACTGGCGGTACAAGGAGACCAAGGGCTCGCACAAGGGCGACCAGGCAGAGGTCGACCAGATGGCGTGGATGCGCCAGCTGCTCGACTGGCAAAAAGAGGCCGCGGATCCGAATGAGTTTCTGGATTCTTTGCGCTATGACCTGTCTGCCCGCCAGATTTTTGTGTTTACCCCCAAGGGGGATGTGGTCAACCTACCGGCGGGCTCGACGCCCATTGACTTTGCCTACGCGGTGCACACGGGGGTGGGACACCGGTGCATCGGGGCGAAGATTAACGGCAAGCTCGTCGCCCTAGAAACGGCGCTCAATTCGGGGGACCGGGTGGAGGTGTTTACCTCCAAGGATGAAAATGCTGGACCGTCGCGTGACTGGCAGGACTTTGTGGTCTCTTCCCGCGCGAAGGCCAAGATCCGGCAGTGGTTTAGCAAGGAGCGCCGCGAGGAGCATCTTGAGGCGGGGCGCGACGCGCTGGCCGCCGAGGTGCAGCGCGGGGGGTTGCCCATGCACCGGCTGTTTACCGCGCAGTCCATGCGCACGGTGGCAGTCGAGCTGCACTATCCGGATGTTGATGCGCTCTATACGGCCATCGGCTCGGGCAGCATCTCTGCCCAACACGTCGCCCACCGGATGCTGGCGATCTTCGGTGATGAAGAAGCCGCCGAGGATGAGCTGGTCAGCCGCACCCCCTTCTCGGAGATCCTGGGCTCAAAGTCCTCTGCGGCGCAGACGAGCGTCAACTCCGGGGTGTTGGTGGAAGGCAGCCCGGACGTCATGGCGAAGCTGGCCAAGTGTTGTCAGCCGGTTCCTGGGGATGCGATTTTTGGTTTTGTCACCCGCGGCGGAGGTGTATCTGTGCACCGCACCGACTGCACCAACGCGGATAAGCTACGCCAGGAAACGGCGCGCCTGATTTCGGTGGCCTGGGCTAGCGAGTCGGGTGGGTCGGTGTTTACCGCCACGGTGCAGATTGAAGCGTTGGATCGCGCTGGGTTGCTCATGGACCTGACCAAGGCCATAACGGAGGAGCGCCTGAGCGTGTTGGCCATGAATTCGCAGGCCTCCGATGACCACATAGCCACCATTCGCTTTACCTTCTCGGTGTCCGATACCAAGCAGCTGGGGTCGTTGATGACCACCCTGCGCAACACCGAGGGCGTCTTCGATGTGTATCGGGTAACTGCCTAG
- a CDS encoding adenine phosphoribosyltransferase, with product MSFTDPRPLSESHFPQARAALNEHMRYVEDFPAPGVLFQDMTPVLAQPDAFAAIIDALADAAASLNADLIGGLDARGFLLGSAVAYKMGLGIVAIRKKGKLPPPVLTQEYSLEYGTAALEIPAEAMELEGRNVVLVDDVLATGGTLVAAAELLRKAGATVCGNVVVLEVDGLGGRQRVGDTPVIVINKD from the coding sequence ATGAGTTTTACTGATCCTCGCCCGCTGAGTGAAAGCCATTTCCCGCAGGCTCGCGCCGCGCTGAATGAGCACATGCGTTATGTGGAAGACTTCCCCGCCCCGGGTGTGCTCTTCCAGGACATGACCCCGGTGTTGGCGCAGCCGGACGCGTTCGCGGCAATCATTGATGCGCTTGCCGACGCCGCCGCATCACTGAATGCGGATCTCATCGGTGGTCTGGATGCCCGGGGTTTCCTCCTGGGCTCCGCGGTGGCATACAAGATGGGCCTGGGGATCGTGGCGATTCGGAAGAAGGGCAAGCTGCCGCCGCCGGTGTTGACCCAGGAGTACTCGCTGGAATACGGCACCGCCGCGCTGGAGATCCCGGCTGAGGCCATGGAGCTGGAGGGGCGCAACGTGGTGCTCGTCGATGACGTGTTGGCCACCGGGGGCACCCTGGTTGCCGCTGCAGAGCTGCTGCGTAAGGCCGGCGCCACCGTGTGCGGCAACGTGGTTGTCCTTGAGGTCGATGGGCTTGGCGGGCGGCAGCGTGTGGGCGATACTCCGGTGATCGTTATCAATAAGGACTAA
- a CDS encoding ABC transporter substrate-binding protein has product MVDTHPRKADSGHAHPVRRLGALALAGLTALSLAACSGGDSDREERDTLASSIAHPAYLVGSELRTANAASNLGVSTSAEVVSGRIYPGIYASGPAGQMIPNTDLATTQVLPGDKRTVIYTLTEQAKYADGVPITCTDFLLSFKAGVLSDLFDSHLPLTRQVERLDCTPGAKKFSVTFRPGQGGRWRNLFGPGEVLPAHAIARKAGVSQQQLTDALLADDRAALEPVATVWREGFNLDHFDPELQVSAGPYRIDEVGARGEVVLLSNQDYFGDPARIGALTLWPAKTDGAWLASKADVIAADLTDHGSAWLNRDDPANTYDITAVAGRLTDTLVLAPGGIFADEANRQALAACIDHAAVARISSEKSGIEVPAVGAHVVSYDDPAARHLAGVTDPHLDVDVNKARKLDQATVRIGYQGPNERYSAMVESIRQSCAPAGITVVNAAGDNAGLGDLEGVTPYGSHSLDAVLMAVDPEQEYGQVPAAGVNDDKGLYSAEEQLWNEVPDIPLSAQPRSFASHRKISNITAYTGVTGLGWNLDRWQMS; this is encoded by the coding sequence ATGGTTGATACACATCCACGGAAAGCAGATTCCGGGCACGCTCATCCGGTGCGCCGCCTCGGCGCGCTGGCCCTGGCGGGGCTGACGGCCCTCAGCCTTGCCGCCTGCTCGGGCGGGGACTCTGATCGCGAGGAGCGCGATACCCTGGCCTCCTCCATCGCCCATCCCGCATACCTGGTGGGCTCCGAACTGCGCACCGCTAACGCGGCCAGCAACCTGGGGGTATCCACCTCAGCCGAAGTGGTCTCCGGGCGAATTTACCCGGGCATCTATGCTTCCGGCCCGGCGGGCCAAATGATCCCCAACACCGACCTGGCCACCACCCAGGTTCTTCCCGGCGACAAGCGCACGGTCATCTACACCCTGACGGAGCAAGCAAAATACGCCGATGGTGTGCCCATCACCTGCACGGATTTTCTGCTGTCCTTCAAGGCGGGGGTGCTCTCAGACCTCTTTGATTCGCACCTGCCGCTCACGCGGCAAGTCGAGCGCCTGGACTGCACGCCTGGGGCAAAGAAGTTCTCCGTGACCTTCCGGCCCGGTCAGGGGGGGCGGTGGCGCAATCTCTTCGGCCCGGGCGAAGTGCTGCCCGCCCACGCTATCGCCCGCAAGGCCGGCGTGAGCCAGCAGCAGCTCACCGATGCTCTGCTCGCCGACGATCGCGCCGCCCTCGAACCGGTGGCAACCGTGTGGCGTGAAGGCTTTAACCTTGACCACTTCGACCCGGAACTGCAGGTCTCTGCCGGCCCGTATCGCATTGATGAGGTAGGCGCCCGCGGGGAAGTGGTGCTGCTGAGCAACCAGGACTACTTTGGCGATCCCGCCCGGATCGGGGCGCTGACCCTGTGGCCGGCAAAGACTGACGGTGCGTGGCTGGCCAGCAAGGCGGATGTCATTGCCGCAGACCTCACCGACCACGGCTCGGCCTGGCTCAACCGCGACGATCCGGCCAACACCTATGACATCACCGCGGTAGCCGGGCGGCTGACGGACACCCTGGTGCTTGCCCCCGGGGGCATTTTTGCCGACGAGGCCAACCGGCAGGCCTTGGCGGCCTGCATTGACCACGCTGCGGTGGCGCGCATCTCCTCCGAAAAGTCCGGCATTGAGGTTCCCGCGGTGGGCGCCCACGTGGTCTCCTATGATGACCCGGCCGCCCGGCATTTGGCCGGGGTGACGGATCCGCACCTCGACGTCGATGTGAATAAGGCGCGCAAGCTCGATCAGGCCACGGTGCGCATCGGCTATCAGGGCCCCAATGAGCGCTATAGCGCCATGGTGGAGTCCATCCGGCAGTCCTGCGCCCCCGCCGGAATTACGGTGGTCAACGCCGCCGGCGATAACGCGGGGCTGGGCGATCTCGAGGGCGTGACCCCGTATGGGTCACATTCCTTGGATGCGGTGCTCATGGCGGTCGATCCGGAGCAGGAGTATGGTCAAGTGCCGGCCGCTGGGGTCAATGATGATAAGGGCCTGTATTCGGCGGAGGAGCAGCTGTGGAATGAGGTTCCCGATATTCCGCTTTCCGCGCAGCCGCGCTCTTTTGCCAGCCACCGCAAAATCAGCAATATCACCGCCTACACGGGTGTGACCGGGCTGGGTTGGAATCTTGACCGCTGGCAGATGAGTTAG
- the secF gene encoding protein translocase subunit SecF — protein MTTVTEHKTGFFDRLYTGEGGIDFIGRTKQWYIITAVLVLISIGAIAVRGFDMSIDFEGGTKLNMPAAELTVSDVEKTFTDATGVTPELTQVVGSGDTATLEINSQRLSDDQIQDARRAIFEKFQPKDATGKPSPDAVGDSTVSESWGSTITNRMLISMVVFLAAAFAYIAVRLQRQMAAAAMIALLIDAVLIAGIYALFGFEVSPAAIIGLLTVLSFSVYDTVIVFDKVRENTEGIFGSRKQTYAEAANSAVNETVMRSISTSVISALPIVALMVVAVWMLGVGDLKDLALIQLIGVVEGVFSSIFLATPVLVSLENRRQDVQRHNEEVARYRAGEDESAEPSVAAARGRRVVGDLHTADYADDPAEASGQSRPGASWRPGL, from the coding sequence ATGACCACCGTCACAGAACACAAGACCGGCTTCTTCGACCGGCTCTACACCGGCGAGGGTGGCATTGATTTCATCGGCCGCACCAAGCAGTGGTACATCATCACCGCGGTGCTGGTGCTCATTAGCATCGGCGCGATTGCGGTGCGCGGCTTTGACATGAGCATCGATTTCGAGGGCGGCACCAAGCTCAACATGCCCGCCGCCGAGCTCACTGTCTCCGACGTGGAAAAGACCTTCACGGATGCCACCGGCGTGACCCCCGAGCTGACCCAGGTGGTCGGTTCCGGCGACACGGCAACCCTGGAGATCAACTCCCAGCGCCTAAGCGACGACCAGATCCAGGACGCCCGCCGCGCGATCTTTGAAAAGTTCCAGCCCAAGGACGCGACCGGGAAGCCCAGCCCGGATGCGGTGGGTGACTCCACGGTCTCCGAGTCCTGGGGTTCGACGATCACCAACCGCATGCTCATCTCCATGGTGGTCTTCCTGGCGGCGGCGTTTGCCTACATTGCGGTGCGCCTGCAGCGGCAAATGGCTGCCGCGGCCATGATCGCATTGCTTATCGACGCCGTCCTCATCGCCGGCATCTACGCACTGTTCGGCTTCGAGGTCTCGCCGGCCGCCATCATCGGCCTGCTCACGGTGCTGTCCTTCTCCGTGTATGACACCGTGATCGTCTTTGACAAGGTGCGGGAGAACACCGAGGGCATCTTTGGCTCCCGCAAGCAAACCTACGCAGAGGCGGCTAACTCGGCGGTCAATGAAACCGTCATGCGTTCTATTTCCACCTCGGTGATCTCCGCGCTGCCCATCGTGGCGCTCATGGTGGTCGCCGTGTGGATGCTCGGCGTCGGCGACCTCAAAGACCTCGCCCTCATCCAGCTCATCGGCGTGGTTGAAGGCGTGTTCTCCTCGATCTTCCTGGCCACCCCGGTGCTGGTGTCCCTGGAGAATCGGCGCCAAGATGTGCAGCGCCACAACGAGGAGGTAGCCCGCTACCGGGCCGGCGAGGATGAGTCGGCAGAACCCAGCGTGGCTGCCGCCCGCGGCCGGCGCGTGGTCGGCGACCTGCACACGGCGGATTACGCCGATGATCCTGCCGAGGCCTCCGGGCAGTCCCGCCCTGGCGCAAGCTGGCGCCCCGGCCTGTAG
- the secD gene encoding protein translocase subunit SecD: MKAMGIFVLLVIAMYSLVFFTGNREATPKLGIDLQGGTRITLVPQGQKPTQDQLAQARTIMENRVNGMGVTGASVITDGDTLVITVPGEDASQARALGQTSKLIFRPVAEPGNPDLGRLMDVVGDMANRWVTFGVLPKEQVEQDLKTFVEQSNKTIQDDKTPRLKMPAITATPKPEPANSLEAGERRREVTAMLAKDRQSTDPTTQLAASILVGSECKEGGIDPLQGTDDPAKPLVTCDVSGRGDAPNRPMILAPAPVLEGDAGKDGTRLSGANIDTGSPINGGLNSKTGQMEITFAFSTGGGSETWSKLTNEYLNRQVAITLDSQVISAPNIQSPTPVGSGTSITGAFTQTEAQTLANNLKYGALPLSFAGENGESGGTTKTIPASLGASSLKAGLIAGLVGLALIAVYVFAYYRLYGLISLFTLFCAGVVVYGSLVLLGRWIDYSLDLSGIAGLIIGLGATADSFVVMYERIKDEVREGHTFRSASRRGWDRAKRTVVTGNMVTLLGSVIIYMLAVGEVKGFAFTLGMTTVFDLVVTFLITAPLMILAARKPFWAKPAVNGMGRVYQVAAHKRALREGHTPGVVSSSSSTVTSGATGAGAESSLKPYSHPERGASESAKPAPDKEGDERVIARSVSKPISVQHPDEAAGAHRITSDEEEK, from the coding sequence ATGAAGGCGATGGGCATCTTTGTGCTGCTTGTCATCGCCATGTACTCGCTGGTCTTCTTCACCGGGAACCGGGAAGCAACCCCCAAGTTGGGCATTGACCTGCAAGGCGGAACTCGCATCACCCTGGTGCCCCAGGGCCAAAAGCCCACCCAGGACCAGCTGGCACAGGCCAGAACGATCATGGAAAACCGTGTCAACGGCATGGGCGTGACCGGTGCGAGCGTGATCACGGACGGTGACACCCTGGTTATTACGGTCCCCGGCGAGGATGCCTCCCAGGCGCGCGCCTTGGGCCAGACTTCCAAGCTCATCTTCCGGCCGGTCGCCGAGCCGGGCAATCCGGACTTGGGCAGGCTCATGGACGTGGTCGGTGACATGGCCAATAGGTGGGTCACCTTCGGCGTGCTGCCAAAGGAACAGGTGGAACAGGACCTGAAGACCTTTGTGGAGCAGTCCAACAAGACCATCCAGGACGACAAGACTCCGCGGCTGAAGATGCCGGCGATTACGGCGACGCCGAAGCCGGAGCCGGCAAACTCCCTGGAGGCAGGCGAGCGGCGCCGCGAGGTGACCGCGATGCTGGCCAAGGACCGCCAGTCCACCGACCCGACCACTCAGCTGGCCGCCAGCATCCTGGTGGGCTCTGAGTGCAAGGAAGGCGGGATTGATCCGCTCCAGGGCACTGATGATCCGGCCAAGCCGCTGGTGACCTGTGATGTCTCCGGCCGCGGCGACGCCCCGAACCGGCCGATGATCCTGGCCCCCGCCCCGGTGCTGGAAGGTGACGCCGGCAAGGACGGCACCCGCCTGTCTGGCGCGAACATTGATACCGGTTCACCCATCAATGGCGGGCTCAACTCCAAGACCGGGCAGATGGAAATCACCTTCGCGTTTTCCACCGGCGGCGGCTCCGAGACCTGGTCCAAGCTCACCAACGAATACCTCAACCGCCAGGTGGCCATCACCCTGGACTCCCAGGTGATCTCCGCGCCGAATATTCAGAGCCCCACCCCGGTGGGCTCTGGTACCTCGATCACCGGTGCCTTCACCCAGACCGAGGCGCAGACGCTGGCCAACAACCTGAAGTACGGCGCCCTGCCGCTGTCCTTCGCCGGTGAGAACGGCGAGTCCGGCGGCACGACCAAGACGATCCCGGCAAGCCTCGGCGCGTCCTCGCTGAAGGCGGGCCTCATCGCCGGCCTGGTGGGCCTGGCGCTCATCGCCGTCTACGTGTTCGCCTACTACCGGCTCTACGGTCTGATCTCCTTGTTCACGCTGTTCTGCGCCGGCGTGGTGGTCTACGGCTCGCTGGTGCTGCTGGGCCGGTGGATTGACTACTCGCTGGACCTGTCTGGCATCGCCGGTCTGATCATTGGTTTGGGCGCTACCGCGGACTCCTTTGTGGTCATGTATGAGCGCATCAAGGATGAGGTCCGGGAAGGCCACACCTTCCGTTCGGCGTCGCGGCGTGGTTGGGATCGCGCCAAGCGCACCGTGGTCACCGGCAACATGGTCACACTGCTGGGCTCGGTGATCATCTACATGCTCGCCGTCGGTGAGGTCAAGGGCTTCGCCTTTACCCTGGGTATGACCACCGTGTTTGACCTCGTGGTCACCTTCCTGATCACCGCGCCGCTGATGATCCTGGCCGCCCGCAAGCCCTTCTGGGCCAAGCCCGCCGTCAACGGTATGGGCCGGGTCTACCAGGTGGCCGCGCACAAGCGGGCGCTGCGGGAGGGACACACCCCCGGTGTCGTGTCTTCCTCCAGCTCGACCGTGACGTCCGGCGCGACCGGAGCCGGTGCCGAGAGCAGCCTGAAGCCTTATAGCCATCCGGAGCGGGGGGCGTCGGAAAGCGCGAAGCCTGCGCCGGACAAGGAGGGCGACGAGCGCGTTATCGCCCGCAGCGTGAGTAAACCGATCAGCGTGCAGCACCCGGATGAGGCCGCTGGCGCGCACCGGATCACCTCCGACGAAGAGGAGAAGTAA
- the ruvB gene encoding Holliday junction branch migration DNA helicase RuvB: MSDIEKTEFDFSPRGSGQFSGTSDVTPQLRTGEQDAERNLRPRSLDEFIGQKKVREQLSLVLQGAKSRGVVPDHVLLSGPPGLGKTTMAMIIAQELGTSLRMTSGPALERAGDLAAMLSNLMEGDVLFIDEIHRIARPAEEMLYMAMEDFRIDVIVGKGPGATSIPLELPAFTLVGATTRSGMLTGPLRDRFGFTAQMEFYDVEDLTQVVTRAAAILGVGVDADAAREIASRSRGTPRIANRLLRRVRDYAEVHADGHVDVSSARAALEVFDVDRKGLDRLDRAVLNALIRGHGGGPVGVNTLAIAVGEEPGTVEEVCEPYLVRAGLIARTGRGRVATAAAWRHIGLEPPEGAIGFHEATAEPDAPSS; this comes from the coding sequence ATGTCAGACATTGAGAAAACAGAATTCGATTTTTCCCCCCGCGGGTCGGGGCAGTTTTCTGGGACCAGTGACGTCACCCCCCAGCTGCGCACCGGGGAGCAGGACGCCGAGCGCAACCTGCGCCCGCGCAGCCTGGATGAGTTTATCGGCCAAAAGAAGGTGCGCGAACAGCTCTCCCTGGTGCTTCAGGGTGCCAAAAGCCGCGGGGTAGTGCCCGATCACGTGCTGCTCAGCGGGCCTCCGGGGCTGGGCAAGACCACCATGGCCATGATTATCGCCCAGGAGTTGGGCACCAGCCTGCGCATGACTTCCGGCCCGGCGCTGGAGCGAGCAGGAGACCTGGCCGCCATGCTGTCCAATCTGATGGAAGGCGACGTCCTGTTCATCGATGAGATCCACCGCATTGCCCGGCCCGCCGAGGAAATGCTCTACATGGCCATGGAGGATTTCCGCATCGACGTCATCGTGGGCAAGGGCCCTGGTGCCACGTCCATTCCCCTCGAACTTCCGGCATTTACGTTGGTGGGGGCCACCACCCGATCCGGGATGCTTACTGGACCTTTGCGCGATCGCTTCGGGTTTACTGCGCAAATGGAGTTCTACGACGTCGAGGACCTCACGCAGGTGGTCACCCGGGCTGCAGCGATCCTGGGCGTGGGTGTGGATGCTGACGCCGCCCGGGAGATCGCGTCACGGTCCCGCGGAACGCCGCGTATTGCCAACCGGCTGCTGCGCCGCGTCCGCGACTATGCCGAGGTCCATGCCGATGGTCACGTCGACGTGTCCTCCGCGCGCGCTGCCCTGGAGGTCTTTGACGTGGACCGCAAGGGGCTCGACCGCCTGGACCGCGCCGTCCTCAACGCCCTCATCCGCGGCCACGGCGGCGGACCAGTGGGCGTTAATACGCTTGCCATCGCGGTAGGCGAAGAACCGGGAACGGTGGAGGAGGTTTGCGAGCCCTACCTAGTGCGAGCGGGGCTGATCGCCCGCACCGGCAGGGGACGGGTAGCTACCGCCGCCGCATGGCGCCATATCGGCTTGGAACCGCCGGAGGGGGCCATCGGTTTTCATGAGGCAACCGCCGAACCCGACGCGCCCAGCTCTTAG